One part of the Sorangiineae bacterium MSr11954 genome encodes these proteins:
- a CDS encoding serine/threonine protein kinase, with the protein MSTSGPRAVTKAVIAVPPAPSEMTNPAEQAEAFVQLVAAGGPKRCPACGTHYPVDFLVCPRDGASLQSDGPADVDALLGMVLGDTYKIHRMVGEGGMARVYEARHLRLPERRIAVKILHPEFARDTEVVQRFQREAESSSAINHPNVIDVFDVSRSADGRPYLVGEFLEGEELGEHLKKVGRLDVATAVAITRQICRALNAAHGRGIVHRDMKPENVFVVSRDGMPHIKVLDFGISKVGHRNTHLTRTGMIMGTPSFMAPEQARGEKVDSRADIYAVGALLYTLVTGHRPFDNEDPTATLSQVLTEEPIRPRQIEPSIPPALELVVQRAMQKDPRERYQTMIELDVALAPFDVGAPFSSPEMQTILRKGEGTVIATGKSHDPSARTMRAAIGSLPGSPAAGTGSLPAISSEALEAMEATSNAARYARPTIVSMSSALVVWFVFGVSGAISGTIRYFRPGDITSTESVLLIVGTALLAITPTALFALHVRRSVWPNSVRAVELASDLRRTAAAALVFYGLGSLLVRVLYTVFLRSSSELGNGVWDAGFFILSFLGALIAGGVGPVARFFRRKANG; encoded by the coding sequence ATGTCGACTTCGGGCCCCCGCGCTGTGACCAAGGCCGTCATTGCGGTTCCGCCCGCCCCCAGCGAGATGACCAATCCAGCGGAGCAGGCGGAAGCTTTCGTGCAGCTCGTTGCAGCGGGCGGCCCCAAGCGATGCCCCGCGTGCGGCACCCACTATCCGGTCGACTTCCTCGTCTGCCCCCGGGACGGAGCGTCCCTTCAGTCCGACGGCCCGGCCGACGTCGACGCCCTGCTCGGCATGGTGCTCGGCGACACGTACAAGATCCACCGCATGGTCGGCGAAGGCGGCATGGCGCGCGTCTACGAGGCGCGGCACCTGCGGCTGCCCGAGCGTCGCATCGCGGTGAAGATCCTGCACCCCGAGTTTGCGCGCGACACCGAGGTGGTCCAGCGCTTTCAGCGCGAGGCCGAGAGCTCCAGCGCCATCAACCACCCCAATGTGATTGACGTCTTCGACGTCTCCCGGAGCGCGGACGGCCGCCCGTATCTGGTGGGCGAGTTCCTCGAGGGGGAAGAGCTCGGGGAGCACCTCAAGAAGGTGGGCCGGCTGGACGTGGCCACCGCCGTGGCCATCACGCGCCAGATCTGCCGCGCCCTCAACGCGGCCCATGGCCGGGGCATCGTCCACCGCGACATGAAGCCCGAGAACGTCTTCGTCGTCTCGCGCGATGGGATGCCGCACATCAAGGTGCTCGACTTCGGGATCAGCAAGGTGGGGCATCGCAACACGCACCTCACCCGCACCGGCATGATCATGGGCACGCCCTCGTTCATGGCCCCCGAGCAGGCCCGCGGCGAAAAGGTCGACTCGCGCGCCGACATCTACGCGGTCGGGGCCCTGCTCTACACCTTGGTCACGGGGCATCGCCCGTTCGACAACGAGGATCCCACCGCCACCCTGTCGCAAGTCCTCACCGAGGAGCCGATCCGCCCGCGCCAGATCGAGCCCAGCATCCCGCCCGCGCTCGAGCTGGTGGTGCAGCGCGCGATGCAAAAGGATCCGCGCGAGCGCTACCAAACGATGATCGAGCTCGATGTGGCGCTCGCGCCCTTCGACGTGGGCGCGCCGTTCTCCTCGCCGGAGATGCAGACCATCCTGCGCAAGGGCGAGGGCACGGTCATCGCCACCGGCAAGTCGCACGATCCCTCCGCGCGCACCATGCGGGCGGCCATCGGCTCGCTCCCGGGCAGCCCGGCGGCCGGCACCGGATCGCTGCCCGCCATCTCCAGCGAGGCCCTCGAGGCGATGGAGGCGACCTCCAACGCGGCCCGGTACGCGCGGCCCACCATCGTGAGCATGAGCAGCGCGCTCGTGGTGTGGTTCGTCTTCGGCGTCTCCGGCGCCATCTCGGGCACCATTCGCTATTTCCGCCCGGGCGATATCACCAGCACCGAGTCGGTGCTCCTCATCGTGGGCACCGCGCTCCTCGCCATCACCCCGACGGCGCTCTTTGCGCTGCACGTGCGGCGATCGGTGTGGCCCAACAGCGTGCGCGCCGTGGAGCTGGCGTCGGACTTGCGGCGTACGGCGGCCGCGGCGCTGGTGTTCTATGGGCTCGGCAGCTTGCTGGTGCGTGTATTGTACACGGTGTTCTTGCGCAGCAGCAGCGAGCTCGGGAACGGCGTGTGGGACGCGGGGTTCTTCATTTTGAGCTTCCTCGGGGCGCTGATCGCGGGCGGGGTGGGGCCGGTCGCGCGCTTCTTCCGGCGCAAGGCGAACGGGTAA
- the pnp gene encoding polyribonucleotide nucleotidyltransferase: protein MSFVRESVIVNGRPLTIETGRLAKQAHGSVLLTYGESVVLVTAVSGDERPGLDFFPLTCEYVEKTFAAGKIPGGFFKREGRQRDEEILTSRLIDRPCRPLFPEGFKKDTQIIATVLSSDKINPTDVLALTGASAALHISDIPWGGPLAGIRVARVNGEFIVFPTFEQQAQSDIDMVVACSKDAIVMVEGGAAEANETDVIDALWFAHQAAQPILELIERMRAAVGKEKRPFEAVKLDEKIAARVKALSDTGIIEAALIKEKKVRYDSYKAIKTKLGEALLAELGAEVYAANEKLIKEEFEERKYHVVREYVLSQNKRIDGRAMDVIRPISTEVGLLPRVHGSALFQRGETQAMVTSTLGTSADEQKIDALTGERWKRFMLHYNFPPFSTGETKPLRGPGRREVGHGALAERALSRMIPEQEKFPYTIRVVSETLESNGSSSMAAVCGGTLSLMDAGVPIKAPVAGIAMGLIADPTPGPNQRTAILSDILGDEDHLGDMDFKVCGTSRGITAIQMDIKIAGLSRQIMSKALEQARAGRLFILGKMLESLNVPRGELSKYAPRITTVKVKPDQIRLIIGPGGKTIKGIIDQTGVAIDVEDDGTVNVASSDSDAVKKALDIIKGLTAEPEVGAVYKGAVQRVTDFGAFVELLPGTDGLLHISEMAHTRVERVTDVMKEGDVVEVKVLSIDRDGKIRLSRRELLPLPEGEEGERAKERMLAARESGGAPPRRSGGGGGGGDRGPRRDGPRSGGDRGGRR from the coding sequence ATGTCCTTTGTTCGTGAATCGGTCATCGTCAACGGCCGTCCACTCACCATCGAGACCGGCCGTCTCGCCAAGCAGGCGCACGGCTCGGTCCTTCTGACCTACGGCGAGAGCGTCGTTCTCGTCACCGCCGTGTCGGGCGACGAGCGTCCCGGGTTGGATTTTTTCCCCCTCACCTGCGAGTACGTGGAGAAGACGTTTGCGGCCGGCAAGATCCCGGGCGGCTTCTTCAAGCGCGAGGGCCGGCAGCGTGACGAGGAGATCCTCACGAGCCGCCTGATCGACCGTCCTTGCCGCCCGCTTTTCCCGGAGGGCTTCAAGAAGGACACGCAGATCATCGCCACCGTCCTCAGCTCGGACAAGATCAACCCCACCGACGTCTTGGCGCTCACCGGCGCCAGCGCCGCGCTGCACATCTCGGACATCCCCTGGGGCGGTCCCCTGGCCGGCATCCGCGTGGCGCGCGTGAACGGTGAGTTCATCGTGTTCCCGACCTTCGAGCAGCAAGCGCAGTCCGACATCGACATGGTGGTCGCGTGCTCGAAGGACGCCATCGTCATGGTCGAAGGCGGCGCCGCCGAGGCCAACGAGACGGACGTCATCGACGCTCTGTGGTTCGCGCATCAGGCCGCGCAGCCCATCCTGGAGCTCATCGAGCGCATGCGCGCCGCGGTGGGCAAGGAGAAGCGCCCCTTCGAGGCGGTGAAGCTCGACGAGAAGATCGCCGCGCGGGTCAAGGCCCTCTCCGACACAGGCATCATCGAGGCGGCGCTCATCAAGGAGAAGAAGGTCCGCTACGACTCGTACAAGGCCATCAAGACGAAGCTTGGCGAGGCGCTCCTCGCGGAGCTCGGGGCCGAGGTGTACGCGGCCAACGAGAAGCTCATCAAGGAAGAGTTCGAGGAGCGCAAGTACCACGTCGTGCGCGAGTACGTCCTCAGCCAGAACAAGCGCATCGACGGGCGCGCGATGGACGTGATCCGTCCCATCTCGACCGAGGTGGGGCTTTTGCCGCGGGTGCACGGCTCGGCGCTCTTTCAGCGCGGCGAGACGCAGGCGATGGTCACGAGCACGCTCGGCACCAGCGCCGACGAGCAGAAGATCGACGCGCTCACGGGCGAGCGGTGGAAGCGCTTCATGCTCCACTACAACTTCCCGCCCTTCTCCACCGGCGAGACCAAGCCCCTGCGCGGCCCCGGCCGTCGCGAGGTCGGTCACGGCGCGCTGGCGGAGCGCGCGCTCTCCCGCATGATCCCGGAGCAGGAGAAGTTCCCGTACACCATCCGCGTGGTCTCCGAGACGCTCGAGTCGAACGGCTCGTCGTCGATGGCCGCGGTCTGCGGCGGCACGCTCTCGCTCATGGACGCGGGCGTCCCCATCAAGGCGCCGGTGGCGGGCATCGCGATGGGCCTCATCGCCGATCCCACCCCGGGCCCCAATCAGCGCACGGCCATCCTGAGCGACATCCTCGGCGACGAGGACCACCTCGGGGACATGGACTTCAAGGTGTGCGGCACCTCGCGCGGCATCACGGCCATCCAGATGGACATCAAGATCGCGGGCCTGTCGCGCCAGATCATGAGCAAGGCGCTGGAGCAAGCGCGCGCCGGGCGTCTATTCATCCTGGGCAAGATGCTCGAGTCGCTCAACGTGCCGCGCGGCGAGCTCTCGAAGTATGCGCCGCGCATCACCACGGTGAAGGTCAAGCCGGACCAGATCCGATTGATCATCGGCCCCGGCGGCAAGACCATCAAGGGCATCATCGACCAAACCGGCGTCGCCATCGACGTGGAAGACGACGGCACCGTCAACGTCGCCTCCAGCGACTCCGACGCCGTGAAGAAGGCGCTCGACATCATCAAGGGCCTCACCGCCGAACCCGAAGTGGGGGCCGTCTACAAGGGCGCCGTTCAGCGCGTGACCGACTTCGGCGCCTTCGTGGAGCTCCTCCCCGGCACCGACGGTCTCCTCCACATCTCCGAAATGGCGCACACGCGGGTCGAGCGCGTCACCGACGTGATGAAAGAAGGCGACGTGGTCGAGGTCAAAGTCCTCTCCATCGACCGCGACGGGAAAATCCGCCTCTCGCGCCGCGAGCTCCTTCCGCTCCCCGAGGGCGAAGAGGGCGAGCGCGCCAAGGAGCGGATGCTCGCCGCCCGCGAAAGCGGCGGAGCGCCCCCGCGCCGCAGCGGCGGTGGTGGCGGCGGCGGCGACCGCGGACCGCGTCGCGATGGCCCCCGCTCCGGCGGCGATCGCGGCGGCCGCCGTTGA
- a CDS encoding HTH domain-containing protein, whose product MRRTERLFALAEYLRGRRTGVTAEALAERFNVTVRTIYRDLDTLRDASMPLSAERGRGGGYALDRSYSLPPVNFTAREAALIVALGRFAIEMRLLPFTDTLDSGLDKVRAALSTSAQRELLTRLKELTFQGVPGLPSKKAVRAAIERAWFEQQPIRMTYVDGNFIETTRDVRIESVIMDRHETRIDATDLHAGERRHFRLDRIEHAEVLRIQPGPAND is encoded by the coding sequence ATGCGACGCACCGAGCGCCTCTTTGCCCTGGCCGAGTACCTGCGCGGCCGCCGCACGGGCGTCACGGCGGAGGCCCTCGCCGAGCGCTTCAATGTCACGGTGCGCACGATTTACCGGGACCTCGACACCTTGCGCGATGCCTCGATGCCGCTCTCGGCCGAGCGCGGGCGCGGGGGCGGCTATGCGCTCGACCGGAGCTACAGCCTCCCCCCGGTCAACTTCACGGCCCGCGAGGCGGCGCTCATCGTGGCGCTGGGGCGCTTTGCCATCGAGATGCGCCTGCTCCCGTTCACCGACACCCTCGACTCGGGGCTGGACAAGGTGCGGGCCGCGCTCTCCACGTCGGCCCAGCGCGAGCTGCTCACGCGGCTGAAGGAGCTCACCTTTCAAGGCGTGCCGGGGCTGCCGAGCAAAAAAGCGGTGCGCGCCGCCATCGAGCGCGCCTGGTTCGAGCAGCAACCCATCCGTATGACCTATGTCGACGGCAATTTCATCGAGACCACGCGCGACGTCCGCATCGAGTCCGTCATCATGGACCGCCACGAGACCCGCATCGACGCCACCGATCTCCACGCGGGCGAGCGCCGCCACTTCCGGCTCGACCGCATCGAGCACGCCGAGGTCCTGCGCATCCAGCCCGGCCCCGCCAACGACTAA
- a CDS encoding extensin family protein, producing the protein MWKILAVSAALLPLVFGAVAVSAPVVVRAPAAVGAPAAAPVTSLASAASAVSPVAPAPLASVASPATPASPAPAAPMAFANDDPADDGIVGPPAPRDDCEALLKAEGVRYSTARIAVQRHKAIVCGAEQVVVYRRGRAGIAYDPPALVTCSMALALARFDAMAQEEAVRAFGKRITRIHHLGTYSCREMKAYPGWVSEHSYANAIDLETFALENGKSISVLRHFDQGAAPAKAEGRFLRAISNRAYDESVFSNVLTPFFDALHRNHFHVDLARYRNDGTRPAG; encoded by the coding sequence ATGTGGAAGATCCTCGCGGTCAGCGCCGCGTTGCTGCCGCTCGTCTTCGGCGCCGTCGCGGTCAGCGCTCCCGTCGTGGTCCGCGCCCCCGCGGCGGTCGGAGCTCCCGCCGCAGCTCCCGTGACCTCTCTTGCATCTGCCGCGTCCGCCGTGTCCCCCGTAGCTCCGGCGCCCCTGGCATCCGTCGCGTCTCCGGCGACCCCCGCGTCTCCGGCGCCGGCGGCACCGATGGCATTTGCGAACGACGATCCTGCGGACGACGGCATCGTCGGTCCGCCCGCGCCGCGTGACGATTGCGAGGCGCTGCTCAAGGCGGAGGGCGTTCGCTATTCGACCGCGCGGATCGCGGTGCAGCGGCACAAGGCCATCGTATGCGGCGCCGAGCAGGTGGTCGTCTACCGCCGCGGTCGGGCGGGCATCGCGTACGATCCGCCGGCCCTCGTCACGTGCTCGATGGCCCTGGCGCTCGCGCGCTTCGACGCGATGGCGCAAGAAGAGGCGGTGCGCGCGTTCGGCAAGCGCATCACGCGCATCCACCACCTCGGCACGTACTCCTGCCGCGAGATGAAGGCGTACCCCGGCTGGGTGAGCGAGCACTCGTACGCCAACGCCATCGATCTGGAGACATTTGCGCTGGAGAACGGAAAGAGCATTTCCGTGCTCCGCCACTTCGATCAAGGGGCCGCGCCGGCAAAAGCCGAGGGCCGCTTTCTCCGAGCCATCTCGAACCGCGCATACGACGAGAGCGTCTTCTCCAACGTGTTGACACCGTTCTTCGACGCGCTCCATCGAAACCACTTCCACGTCGATTTGGCGCGCTACCGCAACGACGGCACGCGCCCGGCGGGATAG
- a CDS encoding DUF2214 family protein produces MSSILAALHLLAFGIGLGAVWVRGRQMRTPLDERRLHALFAADSAWGIAAAIWLGTGLWRLLGGIEKPTSWYLHNPVFHTKMGLFILVLLLELWPMVTLIKWRLRVKKNEPIDPSPLAALRVINTVEMVIVLVMVFVATALARGQGQRVDAAASVACQVKTSFEGACLQCHSAATRQASLDLQSDPHLALVGVPSSQWPSETRVKAGDPEGSLLYAKLTGRQGTHGTPMPQTGKASPEMVALVERWIRDGASRCEH; encoded by the coding sequence ATGTCGAGTATCCTCGCCGCACTTCATCTCCTCGCGTTCGGTATCGGCCTTGGCGCCGTCTGGGTGCGCGGGCGCCAAATGCGCACGCCCCTCGACGAGCGACGTTTGCACGCCCTCTTTGCCGCCGACTCCGCCTGGGGAATTGCGGCGGCCATTTGGCTCGGCACGGGACTGTGGCGTTTGCTCGGCGGCATCGAGAAGCCCACCAGCTGGTACCTGCACAACCCCGTCTTTCACACCAAAATGGGGCTCTTCATCCTGGTGCTGCTCCTGGAGCTCTGGCCCATGGTGACCCTCATCAAGTGGCGTCTTCGCGTCAAAAAGAACGAGCCCATCGACCCATCCCCGCTCGCCGCCCTGCGCGTCATCAACACCGTGGAGATGGTCATCGTCCTCGTCATGGTGTTCGTCGCCACCGCCCTGGCGCGCGGCCAGGGGCAGCGCGTCGACGCCGCGGCCAGCGTCGCCTGCCAGGTGAAAACGTCGTTCGAGGGCGCGTGCCTCCAATGCCACTCGGCCGCCACGCGCCAAGCCTCCCTCGATCTCCAATCCGATCCGCACCTCGCGCTCGTCGGCGTTCCAAGCTCCCAGTGGCCCTCGGAGACCCGCGTCAAAGCCGGCGACCCCGAAGGCTCCCTCCTCTACGCAAAGCTAACCGGCCGCCAAGGAACCCACGGAACACCGATGCCCCAAACCGGCAAAGCCTCACCCGAAATGGTCGCGCTCGTGGAGCGATGGATCCGCGACGGCGCTTCCCGCTGCGAGCATTGA
- a CDS encoding helix-turn-helix domain-containing protein: protein MATVFEPPAGKRIHGVSPISAPPEQHAMFVELLKQLRLIQAKPHRKPCLLLGPKGEHIELPEAVFYALERVVDVLARGDAITVVPVGKELTTQHAANLLNVSRQYLVRLLEEGKIPYTKTGKHRRLRIEDVLAYKRQRAKERRAKLKELTALTEELGGYPELE from the coding sequence ATGGCAACCGTATTTGAGCCGCCCGCCGGAAAACGGATCCATGGGGTGAGCCCTATTTCTGCGCCTCCCGAACAGCACGCCATGTTCGTCGAGCTGCTGAAGCAGCTGCGCCTCATCCAAGCGAAGCCCCATCGGAAGCCCTGTTTGCTGCTGGGGCCAAAGGGGGAGCACATCGAGCTACCCGAGGCGGTTTTCTACGCGCTGGAGCGGGTCGTCGATGTTCTGGCGCGCGGTGATGCCATTACGGTCGTGCCGGTTGGAAAAGAGCTCACAACCCAGCACGCCGCCAACTTGCTCAACGTCTCGCGCCAGTACCTCGTGCGTCTGCTCGAGGAGGGAAAGATCCCGTACACGAAGACGGGCAAACATCGTCGCCTTCGGATCGAAGATGTCTTGGCCTACAAACGGCAGAGAGCCAAGGAACGCCGCGCGAAGCTCAAGGAGCTTACGGCGCTCACCGAAGAGTTAGGCGGCTATCCCGAGTTGGAATAG
- the rpsO gene encoding 30S ribosomal protein S15, giving the protein MPLHTEKKSELIDKFRTHETDTGSPEVQIALLTERIGYLTEHFKTHVKDHHSRRGLLRMVSKRRRLLNYLKKSSLERYRKTVSALNLRK; this is encoded by the coding sequence ATGCCGCTTCATACGGAAAAAAAGTCCGAGCTCATCGATAAATTCCGCACCCACGAGACGGACACCGGCTCGCCGGAGGTGCAGATCGCCCTCCTGACCGAGCGCATCGGTTATCTGACCGAGCACTTCAAGACGCACGTGAAGGATCACCACTCGCGCCGCGGTCTTCTTCGGATGGTCTCCAAGCGCCGTCGCTTGCTGAACTACCTGAAAAAGTCGAGCCTCGAGCGCTACCGCAAGACGGTCAGCGCGCTCAACCTCCGCAAGTAG